The Aspergillus luchuensis IFO 4308 DNA, chromosome 7, nearly complete sequence genome has a segment encoding these proteins:
- a CDS encoding splicing factor ESS-2 family protein (COG:S;~EggNog:ENOG410PJD2;~InterPro:IPR019148;~PFAM:PF09751): protein MSLYHAQSPVMSADSQALTKRQSETSLMPPPPPPKRIKRPATVLDEDIYTNALSEIIARDYFPGLLEAQVKQEYLDALDSKNKQWIASSKKKLTDLLKTPGRARSHSGSANMTPRATNSGRPEDTPMGWGGDTPMSVMSTTSSSTTPNVDHATIPDVSRLGLLEFQAKYTSEDNESFNKLLDKQNEKHRERYKWLWSGNKIPTARQIAHRRQEAKRIEAQGGNPDQLKQVAIKTDLDARPANPDTWKTQPENSLMFAPSSIEDSYETIQQKAEASSRAGPKRVVFQNTRLPDESVQQTSSATNAPPPSPSISAIKDAIAGHPRPTESEAVYTGGETPRVNGYAFVDEDEPEYPLASSNDNNDSAISLDDIRLLGGSDATPNPFEIKENRRREDIHHRMVDRVARSKRAEKSLRETKTPVTPRFASSPRLDFGLRTPSAATPGGRTNKALTPAAQKLLHQVGSTPRLAASSSSSSLRNMWTPTPKRGK, encoded by the coding sequence ATGTCTTTGTATCACGCGCAATCACCAGTCATGTCTGCCGACTCTCAGGCTCTGACCAAGCGTCAAAGCGAAACCAGCCTTAtgcccccgccgccgccacccaAGCGTATCAAGCGGCCGGCCACTGTGTTGGACGAAGATATCTACACCAATGCTCTGTCGGAGATTATCGCGCGTGATTATTTTCCTGGTCTCCTGGAAGCCCAGGTGAAGCAAGAGTACTTGGATGCGCTTGATTCGAAAAACAAACAATGGATCGCAAGCTCCAAGAAGAAATTGACCGACCTGTTGAAGACACCGGGAAGAGCTCGATCGCATTCCGGATCAGCCAATATGACACCACGAGCCACCAATTCGGGACGCCCTGAAGACACCCCGATGGGCTGGGGTGGAGATACACCGATGTCAGTCATGTCAACAACTTCGTCATCTACTACACCCAACGTCGACCATGCTACGATACCGGATGTGTCTCGCCTTGGGCTGCTAGAGTTCCAGGCCAAATATACGAGTGAAGATAATGAGTCGTTCAACAAGCTGCTCGATAAACAAAATGAAAAGCACCGCGAGAGATATAAATGGTTGTGGAGTGGGAATAAAATACCGACTGCTAGACAGATTGCGCATCGGCGGCAAGAAGCTAAGCGGATCGAGGCACAAGGGGGTAACCCAGATCAGCTCAAGCAGGTGGCCATAAAGACTGACCTGGACGCCCGGCCCGCAAATCCTGATACCTGGAAGACTCAGCCCGAGAACTCGCTCATGTTTGCGCCTTCTTCCATAGAGGACTCATATGAAACTATACAGCAGAAAGCCGAAGCGTCATCGCGCGCAGGGCCCAAGCGGGTAGTGTTTCAGAACACACGGTTACCAGATGAGAGCGTCCAGCAGACGTCATCTGCCACAAATGCACCCCCGCCCTCACCTTCGATATCGGCCATTAAAGATGCTATTGCCGGACACCCTCGCCCCACCGAATCTGAAGCAGTATATACAGGGGGTGAGACGCCACGAGTGAATGGGTATGCctttgtggatgaggatgagccTGAATATCCCCTCGCTTCGTCAAATGACAATAACGATTCTGCGATTTCTCTGGATGATATTCGCCTGCTTGGCGGCAGTGATGCCACACCGAATCCTTTTGAGATCAAAGAAAACCGGAGACGAGAGGATATTCACCACCGCATGGTAGATCGCGTAGCGAGGTCTAAGCGAGCGGAGAAGTCCCTTCGCGAAACAAAGACCCCTGTAACGCCACGGTTCGCCAGCAGCCCACGACTGGACTTTGGTCTGCGCACCCCAAGTGCAGCTACGCCAGGAGGGAGGACTAACAAAGCGTTGACTCCCGCAGCACAGAAGTTACTTCACCAGGTGGGAAGTACGCCTCGTCTAGCGGCATCGTCCTCGAGTTCATCTCTGAGGAACATGTGGACACCGACCCCGAAAAGGGGCAAATAA
- a CDS encoding uncharacterized protein (COG:S;~EggNog:ENOG410Q09V;~InterPro:IPR000095), translating to MQASHPPVSIHTMSQQDLDRPSARAPHNESPEPYSVHTRSRSTAHAHSPKRLSVFSGRSRSNTTNSTTSSRRSPASSMTSVDAASLPSHDDRATSAAGVRHERPESVTKSLLSRGSRILRRQGSKFHIVSTLDEEDEMEREKPRFEVSEIFSRNKSRHSDAHDQLKNLISDPFDFHHLTHTSPSQFQSLEKARETDLVTEFSAIRASQRPVTNLKGIRAEDLHFRDFSTEDLTQCGTAIGCDDVVPPPPTSPPASPGGSSSVSPKQRDLRGRRESRVIENFSRPVPRFPRVGSTSPPPRASSPRLASSPELPEPAPRAIDEILGLSTQPTYPEHVYSHTEDVEHGAAWPQIPMEDMFQPPSGHSFPTSVNNEVMNARTSSMSLPTLSSDLEDVPEEEEPAPWHEGAGLETDEVSPRAPVMSRSPPLSEAQPLSNTSLAGPRSDLSIFVAEDLSRKFAEALGSPTLPQDRIAPLQESMAREPVRRRSSVNLKAIQETIYESWDADIDYCYEHAAESNCNFDWTRSSLDEARQDDAEHGVTGADGNTAMFEPMRLSASALPAADLDHVPSAQVVVTSTLDDNTGIAVTQRDSDYFQPVRFAPTLGKHISPDSLYDEYLTADTESDRHFAFYSQPGVIQPMDQSVSPRSSFSPISKCNSQESLILSRAASVVRKHRSSVSTASVPDLVHSLASSREFHPSEQRLSGELSGMGRPESSHHRQTKSLAREVEAQLLFRADGDASPEPSGYASTVGPSIHDRAKSTTEVEAGPLIARAIKNDAASRAGPRRKGRASYSLFPTPAAN from the exons ATGCAGGCTTCCCACCCGCCAGTGTCCATTCACACCATGTCCCAGCAGGATCTGGACCGTCCCTCCGCCAGAGCACCCCATAACGAGTCCCCCGAACCATATTCGGTCCACACCCGCTCCAGGTCAACTGCACATGCGCATAGTCCTAAGCGGCTGTCCGTGTTCAGTGGCCGCTCTCGCAGTAACACCACCAACTCTACCACCTCTTCCCGCCGTTCCCCCGCGTCTTCCATGACTTCCGTGGATGCAGCGTCGCTGCCGTCGCATGATGACCGGGCAACCTCGGCGGCTGGTGTCCGCCATGAACGGCCCGAGAGCGTGACCAAGTCGCTCCTTTCGCGGGGAAGCCGGATCCTCCGTCGTCAGGGAAGTAAGTTCCACATTGTCTCCACgctggacgaggaggatgaaatgGAGCGTGAAAAGCCTCGCTTTGAAGTCTCGGAGATCTTCAGCCGGAACAAGTCACGCCATAGTGATGCGC ATGACCAGCTGAAGAATCTCATCTCGGATCCTTTTGACTTCCACCATCTGACTCATACAAGCCCGTCCCAATTCCAATCGCTGGAAAAAGCCCGGGAGACTGACTTAGTCACTGAGTTCTCGGCCATTCGTGCCTCTCAGAGGCCTGTTACCAACTTGAAAGGAATTCGTGCTGAGGACCTGCACTTCCGTGACTTCTCCACGGAGGATCTTACTCAGTGTGGGACGGCCATTGGCTGTGACGACGTTGTtccccctccgccaactAGTCCACCAGCATCTCCAGGTGGTTCCTCGTCGGTGAGTCCCAAGCAGCGCGACCTCAGAGGACGAAGAGAATCGCGCGTCATTGAGAACTTCTCGCGGCCTGTCCCAAGGTTTCCTAGAGTTGGGTCAACCAGCCCGCCGCCGAGAGCCTCCTCCCCGAGGCTGGCATCCTCCCCTGAGTTACCTGAGCCAGCTCCTCGCGCCATTGACGAGATCTTGGGTCTGTCAACCCAACCGACATACCCGGAGCATGTATACTCGCATACCGAGGATGTAGAACATGGTGCTGCTTGGCCGCAGATCCCTATGGAAGACATGTTCCAGCCTCCTTCGGGCCATTCCTTCCCGACCAGCGTCAACAACGAAGTGATGAATGCCCGCACCTCGTCAATGTCCTTACCCACTCTGTCGTCAGACTTGGAAGACgtgccagaagaagaggagccgGCCCCCTGGCATGAAGGAGCCGGCCTTGAAACTGACGAGGTCTCTCCTCGCGCGCCTGTTATGTCAAGATCTCCACCTCTGTCTGAGGCGCAACCTCTATCCAACACTTCCCTGGCTGGCCCTAGGTCCGATTTGTCCATTTTTGTCGCCGAAGACTTGTCAAGAAAGTTCGCCGAGGCACTAGGTTCCCCCACCCTTCCACAGGATCGTATTGCACCACTGCAAGAGTCCATGGCTCGGGAGCCAGTCCGAAGGAGATCCTCAGTCAACTTGAAAGCCATCCAAGAAACTATATATGAGTCTTGGGACGCAGACATTGACTACTGCTATGAACATGCTGCCGAGTCGAATTGCAACTTTGACTGGACTCGCAGTTCACTTGACGAGGCTCGGCAAGACGATGCGGAACACGGGGTTACTGGCGCAGATGGGAACACTGCGATGTTTGAACCAATGCGGCTGAGCGCGTCGGCCTTGCCCGCTGCGGACCTGGATCATGTCCCCAGCGCACAGGTAGTGGTTACCTCCACACTAGATGACAACACTGGCATTGCTGTGACGCAACGGGACAGTGATTATTTTCAGCCTGTGAGGTTTGCCCCTACCTTGGGGAAACATATTAGCCCCGATTCGCTGTACGATGAGTATTTGACGGCGGACACGGAGTCAGACCGACACTTCGCCTTCTACTCGCAGCCAGGTGTGATCCAGCCTATGGACCAGTCTGTGTCTCCCCGGAGTAGCTTTTCCCCCATCAGCAAGTGTAACTCCCAGGAAAGTTTGATCCTGTCCCGCGCCGCGTCGGTCGTCCGCAAACATCGTTCCTCCGTATCGACTGCTAGTGTCCCTGATCTGGTGCACAGTTTGGCAAGCAGCCGTGAGTTCCACCCATCTGAGCAGAGACTCTCAGGTGAACTTTCGGGAATGGGGCGCCCCGAATCTTCCCATCACCGGCAGACCAAGAGCCTGGCCCGCGAAGTTGAAGCCCAGCTTCTTTTCCGAGCCGATGGCGACGCAAGCCCCGAGCCTTCAGGCTATGCGTCCACCGTGGGTCCTTCCATCCACGACAGAGCCAAGTCCACCACTGAAGTGGAGGCAGGCCCATTGATTGCCAGAGCCATCAAGAATGATGCTGCCTCTAGGGCCGGCCCTCGGCGCAAGGGCCGAGCATCctattctctcttccccactCCTGCAGCCAATTGA